The stretch of DNA CGGGGTGGTGACGGTGGAGTAGCCCAGGCGCTGTTCAGCCGTGCTCCACCCCCAGCGGCTCGAAGGCGATCCGGGTCACGGACCCGTCATCCGTCCACCGCACCTCCACGGCGTCCTCCGTCACGCCCACCACGGTGGCCGCGTCCGCCAAAGGCGCGGGGTCCGGTTCCGCGGTGAGCGTGGCCAGAGCCGCGTACACGGCCGTGCCCTCCGCCTCGGCCGTGAGGCGCGGCAAGCGGGCCCACCGGGTGAAGGCCGTGCCCTGGGGTGCGCGCTGTTCGTCCCGGCCGGTCCAGCCGTGCAAGGCGTGGAGCGCGGAGAGCAAGGGCTCCTCCGGGCCTGTTGCCCAGCCCGTGTGGGTGACGCGGGCTCCGCGCGGTGCGCCGACGACGCGGTGCACGCGCAACTCGTGGCGGCCCTTGGCCACTGTCACGCTCTCCACGCGCAGGCCCGGCACCATGGGCGGGCCGCTCACGAAGGCGGGGGTGTGCCGGGACGCCGCCCAGCCCCAGCCCTCGCCCTGACCGGCGCCCAGCGGATGGATGCGGGTGCGGGCGCTGCGGATCCCCGCCACCTCCACCGCGATGTGGTTGTCCGAAGTGTTGTCGCGTGCCGTGGGGCCGGTCCGCGTGGAGTAGGCCTGGCGGGCGTAGAGCGGGTCCTCGTGGGCCGCCGACTCGGCCTCGTGCGGGCGCGCGTGGTCACTGCCGTGGTTGTGCAGCCGTACGATCCCGTCGGCGCGGGTGCTCTGCACGAGGAGGCCGGGCGCGCGCAGCGCGAGGACCGTGTCGTGGCTCTCGCTGGGCGCGGGTTCCTCCGTGGCGGTCCACAGGGGGTGGCTCGCAGGTGCCAGGAGGCCGACGAAGGCCTTGGACGCCCAGTACGGCGACGCGGGACCTGAGTAGGGCTGGAGGCTGGCGTCGTGCGGGCCGTGCCAGCCGAGGGTGAGCAGTCCGTCGGCGCTCACGGAGCCGCGGTCGAGGAAATAGCGCAGCGAGCCGCTGATCAGGCGGCGCGAGGCGCCGGGGCTCAGGGGCGTGTGGCCGGTGAGCGCGCCGAGGGCCACGGACGCGCCCGCGGCGAAGCGGTAGGTCAGGGAGCGGCCGAAGTGGATCGGGGCGCCGTCGGCTCCGAAGAGCAGCCCGAAGCTCTCCAGGTGCTCGTGCAGGCGGGCACCGTGCCGAGCCAACTCATCCGAGTTGCCCGCCAGTTGGGCGTCCAGCGTCGGATACAGGTGCAGCGCCCAGCCGTTGTAGTGGTCGAAGGCACGGCCGTCCCCGTCGGCGTACCAGCCCTGGCCGCGGTACCAGCTCTCCAGGAGTTCGAGTGCCCGCTCGCGCGCCCTTGCCGTCTCCGCGTCGCCACGGCCCACCGACTCCAGGAATCCTGCCACGGTGTAGGGGAAGAGGTACCAGTTGTTGGGCGCGGGGACATGACGTATCGCGCCGCGCAGCCACTCTTCCGCCCGGTCCTGTACGCCGCTGTCGAGCCGGTCCCACAGCCAGGGGCGGGTCAGCCGCAGGCCGAGGGCGACGGACGCGGACTCGACCATCGGCTGGCCCTGGATGTTGTGGTCCAGGATCAGCGGCCACGACTCGGCGTCGTCGTGGCCCGGCGTGCGTGTGCCCGCCGCGAGGCCTTCCGCGTACCGGTCGAGCCAGCCGTGCGGGTCCTTGCCCTCGGCGCCCGCCACGCGGAACGCGGCGGCGAGGAAGGTGCGTGCGTACCCCTCCAGGCCGTCCGACCGTACGCCCGACGCGGAGGGCCGCCCCGGCAGGTCGAGCAGGGCGCCGCGGGGTGTCGCCCACTGCCAGGCGGCGCCCAGGAGACCGTCGGCGGCGGCCTCCCAGTGCGCGCGCGTGTAGCCGGTGTGAGGGCTCGACTCCCGGTCTTCTTCGGGCAGTCCGGGCAGTCCGGGGGTGCTCATGCGAGGTAGGCCAGCCTTTCGCGTCGTACGGCATGGGCGAAACCGTCGCCCGCGGCCCAGCGGCCGAGCTCGGCGACGGCGAGGTCGGCGAGACGCCCCCACTCGTTGCCCTGCGAGCCGGCGAGGTGTGGGGTGATCATGACGTTGTCGCACTCCCACAACGGGTGTTCCGGGGGCAGGACTTCGGGGTCGGTGACGTCGAGGACGGCACGGACACGGCCGGCAAGGGCGGCTTCGGTGAGGGCGTCCTGGTCGAGGACCGCGCCGCGGGCCGTGTTGATGAGCACCGCCTCGTGGCGCATCGCGGCGATCAGCTCACGGCTGACCAGGCCGCGGGTGGCGGGAAGCAGCGGAGTGTGGACGCTGACGACGTCGCTGCTCGCGAACAACTCCGCGATGCCGACCGGCCGTACGCCGAGTGCCAGGGCTTCCTCGTCGGAGACGTACGGGTCGTGCAGCAGGACCTGGAGGTCGTAGGGGCCCAGGAGTTCGATGACGCGGCGGCCGATCATCGAGGCGGAGAGGATGCCGACCGTGCGGCCGTAGTTGCCCACGCCGTGCGAAAGGCCGAGCCATTCGTCGCGGCGCCGGGTGGCCTTGAACTCCCGTGCCCGCTCCATGACGTTCTTACCGCTGAGCAGGATCATGGCGACGGTGTACTCGGCGACGGGCAGGGCGTTGGCCGCGGCGGCCGACGACACCTCGATGCCGCGGTCCCAGCACTCCGGGGTGATGTGGCCGCGTACGGAACCGGCGGTGTGCACGACGGCCCGCAGCCGGGGCGCCGCCGCGAGCGCTGCGGCATCCAGCCGCGGACAGCCCCAGCCCGTGACCAGGACCTCCACGCCCCGGAGCACGGAGCGTGCTTCCTCCGTGGTGAAGTCGTCCAGGACCGTGTCCGGCTCAAGATCGCAGACACGGCCGAGCGCGGCCAGGGCGTCGGGGCCGAGCACGGCCTTCGCCGCGTCCCGGGCCATGGCGAGCGCGGCACGCGGCCGGCGGCTGCCGTTCATCAACACATTCCCTTTCACATGGTTCACGTGGCTCACTTGACCGAGCCCGCGGTGAGGCCCGACTTCCAGAAGCGCTGCAGCAGTACGAAGGCGAGGATCAGCGGAAGGACCGCGAGCAGTGAACCAATGATCACCACGGGGTAGTACTCGGGCGAGACGGTCGCCGAGCTGTTCCAGGTGTAGAGGCCGAGGCTGACCGGGTACAGCTTCTCGTCCGAAAGCATCACCATGGGCAGGAAGAAGTTGTTCCAGATGGCGGTGAGCTGGAAGAGGAAGACCGTCACCAGGCCGGGGCCCAGCATCCGCAGGGAGACGCGCACATACGTGGTGAGTTCCCCCGCACCGTCCACCCGGGCCGCTTCGAGCACCTCGTCGGGCACGTATCCCTGGCTGAAGATCCGCCCCAGATAGACGCCGAACGGGTTGAAGAGGACGGGGATGAACACCGCCCAGAAGGTGTCGACGACACCCGTGGCCGAGGCCATCAGATACAGCGGAAGGGCGAGCACCGTCTGCGGCACCATCACCGCCGCAAGGACCAGGCCGAAGACCTTCTCCTTGTGGGGGAATCGGTACTTGTCGAAGGCGTAGCCGCAGGCCACGCTCACCAATGCGCTGATCGCGGCGCCCAGGACGGCGTACAGGAGGCTGTTGGTGTACCAGCGGCCGTAGAGACCGCCGTCCATCGCGAACAGGTCGCGCAGGTTCTGTACGAAGGAGAAGTCGGTCAGCGTGAAGAAGTTGCTGCTGAACAGCGCGTCGCGGTTCTTGGAGGCGGCGAGCACCAGCCACAGGACGGGCAGCAGGGTGTAGAGCACCGCGATGCCGACCACGGTGTTCACGGCGGCGCGGCCCAGGAGGCGGGGGCGGTGCGCGGTGAGGGTGTCGGCGCTCATCGTGCGGCCTCCTTCTGGGAGCGGTTGGTCCAGCGGGTGACGCCGTAGGAGAGGGCGACCGTGCACAGGAGCAGGATCACCGAAGCGGCGGCGGCCAGGCCGTAGTTGTTGCGGGTGAAGGCCGCGTCGTAGAT from Streptomyces sp. BA2 encodes:
- a CDS encoding DUF2264 domain-containing protein, translated to MSTPGLPGLPEEDRESSPHTGYTRAHWEAAADGLLGAAWQWATPRGALLDLPGRPSASGVRSDGLEGYARTFLAAAFRVAGAEGKDPHGWLDRYAEGLAAGTRTPGHDDAESWPLILDHNIQGQPMVESASVALGLRLTRPWLWDRLDSGVQDRAEEWLRGAIRHVPAPNNWYLFPYTVAGFLESVGRGDAETARARERALELLESWYRGQGWYADGDGRAFDHYNGWALHLYPTLDAQLAGNSDELARHGARLHEHLESFGLLFGADGAPIHFGRSLTYRFAAGASVALGALTGHTPLSPGASRRLISGSLRYFLDRGSVSADGLLTLGWHGPHDASLQPYSGPASPYWASKAFVGLLAPASHPLWTATEEPAPSESHDTVLALRAPGLLVQSTRADGIVRLHNHGSDHARPHEAESAAHEDPLYARQAYSTRTGPTARDNTSDNHIAVEVAGIRSARTRIHPLGAGQGEGWGWAASRHTPAFVSGPPMVPGLRVESVTVAKGRHELRVHRVVGAPRGARVTHTGWATGPEEPLLSALHALHGWTGRDEQRAPQGTAFTRWARLPRLTAEAEGTAVYAALATLTAEPDPAPLADAATVVGVTEDAVEVRWTDDGSVTRIAFEPLGVEHG
- a CDS encoding hydroxyacid dehydrogenase, translating into MNGSRRPRAALAMARDAAKAVLGPDALAALGRVCDLEPDTVLDDFTTEEARSVLRGVEVLVTGWGCPRLDAAALAAAPRLRAVVHTAGSVRGHITPECWDRGIEVSSAAAANALPVAEYTVAMILLSGKNVMERAREFKATRRRDEWLGLSHGVGNYGRTVGILSASMIGRRVIELLGPYDLQVLLHDPYVSDEEALALGVRPVGIAELFASSDVVSVHTPLLPATRGLVSRELIAAMRHEAVLINTARGAVLDQDALTEAALAGRVRAVLDVTDPEVLPPEHPLWECDNVMITPHLAGSQGNEWGRLADLAVAELGRWAAGDGFAHAVRRERLAYLA
- a CDS encoding carbohydrate ABC transporter permease → MSADTLTAHRPRLLGRAAVNTVVGIAVLYTLLPVLWLVLAASKNRDALFSSNFFTLTDFSFVQNLRDLFAMDGGLYGRWYTNSLLYAVLGAAISALVSVACGYAFDKYRFPHKEKVFGLVLAAVMVPQTVLALPLYLMASATGVVDTFWAVFIPVLFNPFGVYLGRIFSQGYVPDEVLEAARVDGAGELTTYVRVSLRMLGPGLVTVFLFQLTAIWNNFFLPMVMLSDEKLYPVSLGLYTWNSSATVSPEYYPVVIIGSLLAVLPLILAFVLLQRFWKSGLTAGSVK